From a single Nostoc edaphicum CCNP1411 genomic region:
- a CDS encoding helix-turn-helix domain-containing protein: MTKENSVYTSSGNVFSDLGLPNSEERLVKAELARKISESITFRNLTQVQAAELLGIDQPKVSALVRGRLSGFSIDRLFQFLNDLDNDVEIIIKRKPEDRKQARTTVVY, from the coding sequence GTGACTAAAGAAAATAGCGTTTATACTAGCAGTGGAAATGTCTTTTCTGACTTAGGTTTACCTAATTCTGAAGAAAGATTAGTGAAAGCTGAATTAGCACGTAAAATCAGCGAATCTATCACTTTCCGCAATTTAACACAAGTCCAAGCTGCTGAACTTTTAGGAATCGATCAGCCAAAAGTCTCAGCATTAGTTAGAGGTAGACTTTCAGGTTTTTCAATTGATAGACTATTTCAATTTTTGAATGATTTAGATAATGATGTAGAAATTATTATCAAAAGAAAGCCTGAAGATCGTAAGCAAGCTCGGACAACAGTTGTTTACTAA
- a CDS encoding type II toxin-antitoxin system RelE/ParE family toxin, producing MSKTHQKPLKYIASALDDLKDFPEDVQDVMGYALDLAQHGGKHPDAKPLHGFKGGGVLEVVDDFDGDTYRAVYTVKFAGFVYLLHAFQKKSKHGIATSQQDIDLVKKSLKAAQEDYLEEAAKEKGVDE from the coding sequence ATGAGTAAAACTCACCAAAAACCTCTCAAATACATTGCAAGCGCTTTAGATGACTTGAAGGATTTCCCTGAAGACGTGCAGGACGTAATGGGTTACGCTCTTGATTTAGCACAACATGGGGGTAAACATCCTGATGCAAAACCCTTGCATGGTTTTAAAGGGGGTGGGGTTTTAGAGGTCGTAGATGATTTTGATGGAGATACATACCGAGCAGTGTACACTGTGAAATTTGCGGGGTTTGTTTACTTATTACACGCATTTCAAAAGAAATCAAAGCACGGTATTGCTACATCACAACAAGATATAGATTTAGTAAAAAAGAGCTTAAAAGCCGCCCAAGAAGACTATTTAGAAGAAGCTGCTAAAGAAAAAGGAGTAGATGAGTGA
- a CDS encoding FAD-dependent oxidoreductase, producing MAKPAILTVDDDPEVLQAVSRDLRHQYGDRFRIVRADSGINALDVVQQLKLRNEAVALFLVDQRMPQMGGVEFLEQAKDIFPDAKRALLTAYADTDAAIKSINSARLDYYLLKPWNPPEEKLYPVLDDLLDDWLAGFRPPFEGIRVIGNRWSPFSHQVKDFLARNQIPFKWLDIELEPEAAKLVEYAQADCRQQLPLVLFPDGSRLIQPSNLEIAAKIGLQTQAERPFYDLAIVGAGPAGLAAAVYGASEGLSTVLIEREAPGGQAGTSSRIENYLGFPIGLSGNDLARRGVTQARRFGVEILTPQVVTGVRLENPYRILQLADGSEISCHALLVATGVSYRWLKVPGAEKLTGAGIYYGAAMTEAIACSNEEVYLVGGANSAGQAAMHFSKYASKVIMLVRGESLSLSMSQYLIDQIAATENIQVCTGCSVVEVKGEKHLEAIVIAHAKTGQTETVPARSLFIFIGASPKTDWLDGVIQRDAQGFIITGPDLVHNDKSPRGWNLERSPFLLETNIPGIFAAGDVRYGSIKRVASGVGEGSIAIQFVHRYLSNV from the coding sequence ATGGCGAAACCAGCAATTTTAACCGTCGATGATGATCCAGAGGTGCTGCAAGCAGTGTCACGAGACTTACGGCATCAGTATGGCGATCGCTTCCGTATTGTTCGGGCAGATTCGGGTATTAACGCTCTGGATGTGGTGCAGCAACTCAAATTACGGAATGAAGCTGTTGCTCTATTTTTGGTAGATCAACGTATGCCCCAGATGGGAGGTGTAGAGTTCCTGGAACAGGCAAAAGACATCTTTCCCGATGCAAAACGTGCCTTGTTGACGGCGTATGCAGATACGGATGCTGCCATTAAATCAATTAATAGTGCCAGACTTGATTATTACTTACTCAAGCCCTGGAATCCACCAGAAGAGAAGCTATATCCGGTTTTAGATGATTTGCTTGATGACTGGCTAGCTGGATTCCGCCCACCCTTTGAAGGGATTCGAGTCATTGGTAATCGCTGGTCGCCTTTTTCACATCAGGTGAAAGATTTCCTAGCACGTAACCAGATTCCATTTAAGTGGTTAGATATTGAACTGGAACCAGAGGCGGCAAAACTGGTGGAATACGCCCAAGCTGATTGTAGACAACAATTGCCCTTGGTGCTGTTTCCCGATGGTTCCCGGTTAATTCAACCATCTAATTTAGAGATTGCTGCCAAAATTGGACTGCAAACTCAAGCAGAGCGTCCTTTTTATGATTTGGCGATCGTGGGTGCTGGCCCTGCCGGACTGGCCGCCGCCGTCTATGGCGCTTCCGAAGGATTGAGTACTGTCTTAATTGAGCGGGAAGCGCCAGGAGGACAAGCCGGTACGAGTTCGCGGATTGAGAACTATTTGGGGTTTCCTATTGGCTTGAGCGGTAATGATTTGGCAAGGCGGGGAGTCACCCAAGCGCGGCGATTTGGGGTAGAGATTCTCACACCTCAAGTAGTAACTGGGGTTAGGCTGGAAAATCCTTATCGGATTCTGCAATTAGCAGATGGGAGCGAGATTAGTTGCCATGCACTTTTAGTTGCAACCGGCGTTTCCTACCGTTGGCTAAAGGTTCCAGGAGCCGAAAAGCTGACAGGGGCAGGAATTTACTATGGTGCTGCCATGACTGAAGCGATCGCCTGTAGCAACGAAGAGGTTTACTTGGTAGGCGGGGCAAACTCTGCTGGACAAGCAGCAATGCATTTTTCTAAGTATGCCAGCAAAGTGATCATGTTGGTGCGGGGTGAGTCACTATCATTGAGTATGTCCCAATACTTGATTGACCAAATTGCCGCGACTGAAAATATCCAAGTTTGTACAGGTTGCAGTGTCGTGGAAGTGAAGGGAGAGAAACATTTAGAAGCAATTGTGATTGCCCATGCCAAGACTGGACAAACTGAAACCGTGCCAGCGCGATCGCTCTTTATTTTCATCGGTGCTAGCCCCAAAACAGATTGGCTCGATGGTGTTATTCAACGCGATGCTCAGGGGTTTATCATCACAGGGCCAGACTTAGTGCATAATGACAAATCTCCTCGTGGTTGGAATTTGGAACGCTCTCCTTTTTTGCTAGAAACCAACATTCCAGGCATCTTCGCAGCCGGAGATGTCCGCTACGGCTCAATTAAGCGCGTGGCATCCGGTGTGGGAGAAGGTTCGATCGCTATTCAATTCGTTCACCGCTACCTAAGTAATGTTTAA